The Bacteroidota bacterium nucleotide sequence GGATATGATATTTGGCATGCAAAAATGGGTGATGCTAAATATTGGATGGAGCCGGAAAATTTGGGGAATGTAATTAACACCCTTATTTGGAGCAATGTCCGTTTATTCACCCTGATGGTAAAACATTATATTTTTCGAGTGAAGGCATCCGGTATGGGTTTTCAGGATTTCATTTTCTCGACACGTGATGCGCAGGGCAACTGGTCGAAACCGTGAATTTGGGTTATCCGATAAATA carries:
- a CDS encoding PD40 domain-containing protein, with the translated sequence MEQCPFIHPDGKTLYFSSEGIRYGFSGFHFLDT